A DNA window from Hordeum vulgare subsp. vulgare chromosome 1H, MorexV3_pseudomolecules_assembly, whole genome shotgun sequence contains the following coding sequences:
- the LOC123430407 gene encoding bifunctional riboflavin kinase/FMN phosphatase isoform X2, with product MAAPKPITRLISHVILDLDGTLLNTDCIVSQVLKPFLVKNGKRWDSKNAHKYVGKTPYEAAAVVLEDYGLPYSTEEFLSLINPMFSEQWGNLKALPGANRLIKHLKSSRVPAAIASNSSRSNIESKISCHQGWKEYFSALVGADEVELGKPSPEIFLEAAKRMNADPSNCLVIEDSVPGVTAGKAAGMHVIAVPSVPKRTDEFSSADEIINSLLDLKPEKWGLPPFNDWIEGTLPIDPWFIGGPVIKGFGRGSKVLGIPTANLAAENFSDILSEHTSGVYFGWAGLSKRGIYKMVMSIGWNPYFDNTEKTIEPWLLHGFDEDFYGEELRLVIVGYIRPEANFPSLESLIERIHEDGRIAENALDLPEYAKYKDSPYLRNPLQQGASADGNEAEPEFI from the exons ATGGCAGCACCGAAGCCCATTACTCGCCTTATTTCCCATGTCATTCTTGATTTGGATGGTACCCTTTTAAATACAG ATTGCATCGTAAGCCAAGTGCTGAAACCATTTCTTGTTAAAAATGGGAAAAGGTGGGATAGCAAGAATGCTCACAAGTATGTTGGAAAGACGCCTTATGAAGCTGCAGCTGTTGTTTTAGAAGATTACGGCCTCCCTTACTCCACCGAAGAGTTCCTCTCATTGATTAATCCAATGTTCAGTGAGCA ATGGGGTAACTTAAAAGCTCTTCCTGGAGCTAATCGGTTAATAAAACATTTGAAGAGTAGCAGGGTGCCAGCTGCTATAGCTTCCAACTCTTCAAGATCAAACATTGAGTCCAAAATCTCGTGCCATCAAG GATGGAAAGAGTATTTCTCTGCACTTGTTGGTGCTGATGAAGTAGAGTTAGGAAAGCCATCCCCAGAAAT ATTTCTGGAAGCTGCAAAAAGAATGAATGCCGATCCTTCAAATTGCCTAGTAATTGAGGATTCTGT GCCAGGTGTTACGGCTGGCAAAGCTGCAGGAATGCATGTCATTGCTGTCCCTTCAGTACCCAAAAGGACCGATGAATTCAGTTCTGCTGATGAGATTATCAACTCCCTCCTTGACTTAAAGCCTGAAAAATGGGGTTTGCCACCCTTCAATGATT GGATTGAAGGTACCTTACCAATAGACCCATGGTTTATTGGTGGACCTGTGATCAAAGGATTCGGCCGTGGTTCTAAAGTACTAggaataccaacag CGAACTTGGCTGCAGAAAACTTTTCCGACATACTGTCAGAGCATACATCAGGTGTATACTTCGGGTGGGCTGGACTTTCGAAGCGAGGCATATACAAGATGGTCATGAGCATTGGCTGGAACCCTTACTTTGATAACACAGAGAAGACTATC GAACCATGGCTGCTTCATGGTTTTGATGAGGACTTCTATGGAGAGGAGCTGCGCCTTGTTATTGTTGGGTACATACGACCCGAG GCAAACTTTCCTTCGCTCGAGAGCTTGATAGAAAGGATTCACGAGGACGGGAGAATCGCAGAGAACGCCCTAGATTTGCCGGAGTATGCCAAGTACAAAGACTCGCCGTATTTGAGAAACCCCTTGCAACAGGGCGCTTCTGCTGACGGGAACGAGGCAGAGCCAGAGTTTATATAA
- the LOC123430407 gene encoding bifunctional riboflavin kinase/FMN phosphatase isoform X1: MNEMKGWASQIICLLLHLAHPSLEMAAPKPITRLISHVILDLDGTLLNTDCIVSQVLKPFLVKNGKRWDSKNAHKYVGKTPYEAAAVVLEDYGLPYSTEEFLSLINPMFSEQWGNLKALPGANRLIKHLKSSRVPAAIASNSSRSNIESKISCHQGWKEYFSALVGADEVELGKPSPEIFLEAAKRMNADPSNCLVIEDSVPGVTAGKAAGMHVIAVPSVPKRTDEFSSADEIINSLLDLKPEKWGLPPFNDWIEGTLPIDPWFIGGPVIKGFGRGSKVLGIPTANLAAENFSDILSEHTSGVYFGWAGLSKRGIYKMVMSIGWNPYFDNTEKTIEPWLLHGFDEDFYGEELRLVIVGYIRPEANFPSLESLIERIHEDGRIAENALDLPEYAKYKDSPYLRNPLQQGASADGNEAEPEFI; encoded by the exons ATGAATGAAATGAAGG GTTGGGCTTCCCAAATAATTTGTCTCTTGCTGCATTTAGCTCACCCGTCCTTGGAAATGGCAGCACCGAAGCCCATTACTCGCCTTATTTCCCATGTCATTCTTGATTTGGATGGTACCCTTTTAAATACAG ATTGCATCGTAAGCCAAGTGCTGAAACCATTTCTTGTTAAAAATGGGAAAAGGTGGGATAGCAAGAATGCTCACAAGTATGTTGGAAAGACGCCTTATGAAGCTGCAGCTGTTGTTTTAGAAGATTACGGCCTCCCTTACTCCACCGAAGAGTTCCTCTCATTGATTAATCCAATGTTCAGTGAGCA ATGGGGTAACTTAAAAGCTCTTCCTGGAGCTAATCGGTTAATAAAACATTTGAAGAGTAGCAGGGTGCCAGCTGCTATAGCTTCCAACTCTTCAAGATCAAACATTGAGTCCAAAATCTCGTGCCATCAAG GATGGAAAGAGTATTTCTCTGCACTTGTTGGTGCTGATGAAGTAGAGTTAGGAAAGCCATCCCCAGAAAT ATTTCTGGAAGCTGCAAAAAGAATGAATGCCGATCCTTCAAATTGCCTAGTAATTGAGGATTCTGT GCCAGGTGTTACGGCTGGCAAAGCTGCAGGAATGCATGTCATTGCTGTCCCTTCAGTACCCAAAAGGACCGATGAATTCAGTTCTGCTGATGAGATTATCAACTCCCTCCTTGACTTAAAGCCTGAAAAATGGGGTTTGCCACCCTTCAATGATT GGATTGAAGGTACCTTACCAATAGACCCATGGTTTATTGGTGGACCTGTGATCAAAGGATTCGGCCGTGGTTCTAAAGTACTAggaataccaacag CGAACTTGGCTGCAGAAAACTTTTCCGACATACTGTCAGAGCATACATCAGGTGTATACTTCGGGTGGGCTGGACTTTCGAAGCGAGGCATATACAAGATGGTCATGAGCATTGGCTGGAACCCTTACTTTGATAACACAGAGAAGACTATC GAACCATGGCTGCTTCATGGTTTTGATGAGGACTTCTATGGAGAGGAGCTGCGCCTTGTTATTGTTGGGTACATACGACCCGAG GCAAACTTTCCTTCGCTCGAGAGCTTGATAGAAAGGATTCACGAGGACGGGAGAATCGCAGAGAACGCCCTAGATTTGCCGGAGTATGCCAAGTACAAAGACTCGCCGTATTTGAGAAACCCCTTGCAACAGGGCGCTTCTGCTGACGGGAACGAGGCAGAGCCAGAGTTTATATAA